One window from the genome of Alosa alosa isolate M-15738 ecotype Scorff River chromosome 15, AALO_Geno_1.1, whole genome shotgun sequence encodes:
- the capns1b gene encoding calpain small subunit 1b, translated as MFLAKRLIGGILDVVSNVDPGQFVPSDPPPARRPLAYAQSHENDEEAKFRKVFHQLAGDDMEVSPNELMSILNKILTKHADMKTDGFTIESCRSMVAVMDSDSTGKLGFHEFKYLWNNIKKWQTIYKQYDKDRSGIIGADELPGAFKAAGFPLNDQIFQMIIRRYSDENGNMDFDNYIGCLVRLNAMCCAFKTLDKDNNGTIKVDIQEWLQLTMYS; from the exons ATGTTTTTGGCTAAAAGACTCATTGGTGGGATTCTGGATGTTGTGAG caaCGTCGACCCCGGCCAGTTTGTACCCTCAGACCCA cCCCCTGCTCGTAGACCGCTGGCCTACGCTCAGTCTCACGAGAATGATGAGGAGGCAAAGTTCCGCAAGGTGTTCCATCAGCTGGCTGGAGAT GACATGGAGGTCAGCCCCAACGAGCTCATGAGCATCCTCAACAAAATTCTAACAAAAC ATGCTGACATGAAAACAGACGGCTTCACCATCGAGTCCTGTAGGAGCATGGTGGCGGTCATGGAT AGTGACAGTACTGGTAAACTGGGCTTTCACGAATTCAAATACCTTTGGAATAACATCAAGAAATGGCAG ACCATTTACAAGCAGTATGACAAAGATCGCTCAGGAATCATAGGAGCGGATGAACTGCCAGGTGCCTTCAAAGCTGCAG GCTTCCCCCTGAATGACCAGATCTTCCAGATGATCATCCGCAGATACAGCGATGAGAACGGCAACATGGACTTTGACAACTACATCGGCTGCCTAGTCCGGCTTAATGCCATGTGCT GTGCATTTAAGACACTCGACAAGGACAACAACGGCACCATTAAGGTCGACATTCAGGAG TGGTTGCAGTTGACAATGTACTCTTAA